In a genomic window of Flavobacterium lipolyticum:
- a CDS encoding formimidoylglutamase: protein MEFDFLEPLNDGILKFISSLSSQELGSKIVLHTEDQFPDISKINIAIIGVLEDRRNEDSINIVNLNAVRKKLYGMFPGNWDASIGDLGDILAGNSVEDTYFALKRVTSTLIKNKVIPIVLGGSQDLTYALYRAYDDLEQMVNMVAVDNKFDFGKENETVSANSYLTKIIIDEPNNLFNYCNIGYQTYYNSQEEIDLIEKLFFDAYRLGEISNKIALAEPVFRDADLVSIDLNSVKSSASGNMVSFEPNGFNGKEICSLARYAGISDKVSSFGIFNHNSTVPEASIIAQIVWYFIEGYHYRSKEYPFGSRATYLKYIVPLEEEELIFYKSDKTDRWWIEIPFESNGHNKLKRNTLLPCSYDEYLSACNQELPERWWKAQRKNAL, encoded by the coding sequence ATGGAGTTTGATTTTTTAGAGCCACTTAACGACGGGATTTTAAAATTTATTAGTTCGTTGTCTTCGCAGGAGTTGGGAAGTAAGATAGTTTTGCATACTGAGGATCAGTTTCCGGATATCAGTAAAATCAATATTGCGATTATTGGTGTTTTAGAAGATCGTCGTAATGAAGATTCAATTAACATTGTTAATCTGAATGCCGTTCGTAAAAAATTGTATGGGATGTTTCCAGGAAACTGGGATGCTTCGATTGGCGATTTGGGAGATATTCTCGCAGGAAATTCTGTAGAAGACACTTATTTTGCTTTAAAGCGAGTAACATCTACTTTAATTAAGAACAAAGTGATTCCTATAGTTCTTGGGGGTTCACAGGATTTAACCTATGCTTTATATCGTGCCTATGACGATTTAGAGCAAATGGTGAATATGGTTGCTGTGGATAATAAGTTTGATTTTGGTAAAGAGAATGAAACGGTTTCAGCTAATTCTTATTTGACTAAAATTATTATCGACGAGCCTAATAATCTTTTTAATTACTGCAACATTGGTTATCAGACTTATTACAATTCACAAGAAGAAATTGATCTGATTGAAAAATTGTTTTTTGATGCCTATCGTTTAGGGGAAATCTCCAATAAGATTGCATTGGCAGAGCCAGTTTTTAGAGATGCTGATTTGGTTAGTATCGATTTGAATTCAGTAAAATCTTCAGCTTCAGGAAATATGGTTTCATTTGAGCCAAACGGTTTCAATGGAAAAGAAATATGTTCACTGGCAAGGTATGCCGGAATAAGTGATAAAGTTTCCAGTTTTGGAATTTTTAATCACAATAGTACAGTACCTGAAGCTAGTATCATTGCACAAATAGTATGGTATTTTATTGAAGGATATCATTATAGGTCTAAGGAATATCCATTTGGTAGTAGAGCAACGTACTTAAAATATATTGTTCCTCTTGAAGAGGAAGAATTGATCTTCTATAAAAGTGATAAAACAGACCGTTGGTGGATTGAAATTCCGTTTGAATCAAATGGTCACAATAAATTAAAGAGAAATACGTTATTACCGTGTTCTTACGATGAGTATTTGAGTGCTTGTAATCAGGAATTGCCTGAAAGGTGGTGGAAAGCGCAACGAAAAAATGCTTTGTAA
- the gldK gene encoding gliding motility lipoprotein GldK, with protein MKKFIAFATMLTLVIGCGKSGDKGELVGVTGGKWHPEKPYGMTLVPGGSFIMGKSDADLANVEDAPTRTVTVRSFYMDETEITNSEYRQFVEWVKDSTMRVRLAILADETGQKPAGDSKGKKGGSIADFAFNDSDPEKMTAYDKYMYDNYYSVGTKDDPYAGRKLNKKVKLIKDTKAYPDEYYTEVMDSMYLPIEESYNGLRTIDVNKLKFRYSWMDIQAAAKAKVGKRKDFVKTEQVSVYPDTTVWIKDFAYSYNEPMHNDYFWHKAYGDYPVVGVTWKQAKAFCAWRTLNKNGYIKSKKKGRDLVNAFRLPTEAEWEYAARGGLESATYPWGGPYTKSDRGCFLANFKPSRGDYAADEALYTVEAKSYEVNGYGLYNMAGNVSEWTDSAYNPNAYEYVSTMNPNVIDGNNQRKVVRGGSWKDVAYFLQVSTRDHEYADSARSYIGFRTVQDYMGTQATGGKKKK; from the coding sequence ATGAAGAAGTTTATTGCATTTGCAACAATGTTAACACTGGTAATTGGCTGTGGTAAGTCAGGTGACAAAGGTGAGTTGGTAGGTGTTACAGGAGGTAAATGGCACCCTGAGAAGCCTTATGGAATGACATTAGTTCCTGGTGGATCTTTTATTATGGGTAAATCAGATGCTGATTTAGCTAATGTGGAGGATGCTCCTACTAGGACGGTGACAGTTCGTTCATTTTATATGGATGAAACAGAGATTACCAATAGTGAGTACCGTCAATTTGTAGAGTGGGTAAAAGACTCTACAATGAGAGTTCGTTTGGCTATTTTAGCTGATGAAACAGGTCAAAAACCTGCAGGTGATTCTAAAGGTAAAAAAGGCGGAAGTATTGCTGATTTTGCATTTAATGATTCAGATCCGGAAAAAATGACTGCATATGACAAATATATGTATGATAACTACTACAGTGTAGGAACGAAAGATGATCCTTATGCAGGTAGAAAATTAAACAAAAAAGTAAAGTTAATTAAAGATACAAAAGCTTACCCGGATGAGTATTATACTGAGGTAATGGATTCTATGTATTTGCCAATTGAAGAGTCTTACAATGGTTTAAGAACAATTGATGTAAACAAATTGAAATTCCGTTATTCCTGGATGGATATTCAGGCTGCAGCGAAAGCTAAAGTTGGAAAAAGAAAAGACTTCGTTAAAACGGAACAAGTAAGTGTTTATCCTGATACAACAGTTTGGATTAAAGATTTTGCTTATTCTTATAATGAGCCAATGCATAACGACTATTTCTGGCATAAAGCTTATGGAGACTATCCAGTAGTAGGGGTAACCTGGAAACAGGCAAAAGCATTCTGCGCATGGAGAACTTTGAATAAAAACGGTTATATTAAATCTAAGAAAAAAGGACGTGACTTAGTAAATGCTTTCAGATTGCCAACAGAGGCAGAATGGGAATATGCTGCAAGAGGAGGTCTGGAATCAGCTACTTACCCTTGGGGAGGTCCTTATACAAAAAGCGACAGAGGTTGTTTCTTAGCAAACTTCAAACCAAGCAGAGGAGATTATGCGGCTGACGAAGCATTGTATACTGTTGAAGCTAAATCTTATGAAGTTAATGGTTATGGTTTATACAACATGGCAGGAAACGTTTCTGAGTGGACCGATTCAGCTTATAATCCAAATGCATACGAGTATGTTTCTACAATGAACCCTAACGTAATTGACGGGAACAATCAAAGAAAAGTAGTTCGTGGAGGTTCTTGGAAAGACGTTGCTTATTTCCTACAGGTAAGCACACGTGATCACGAATATGCTGATTCTGCCAGAAGTTATATTGGTTTCAGAACTGTACAAGATTACATGGGAACTCAGGCAACTGGTGGTAAGAAGAAAAAGTAA
- the gldL gene encoding gliding motility protein GldL, translating to MALLSKKAMNFAYGMGAAVVIIGALFKITHFEIGPLTGTVMLSIGLVTEALIFALSAFEPVEDELDWTLVYPELANGQARKKADKVEAPSDAQGLLSQKLDAMLKDAKIDGELMASLGNSIKNFEGAAKAISPTVDSIAGQKKYAEEMSMAAAQMESLNSLYKVQLESASRNAQANSEIAENASKLKEQMQSMTANIASLNSVYGGMLSAMSNKG from the coding sequence ATGGCATTATTAAGTAAAAAAGCAATGAATTTCGCTTATGGTATGGGAGCGGCAGTAGTAATTATTGGAGCATTATTCAAAATTACTCACTTTGAGATTGGACCATTAACAGGAACTGTTATGTTATCGATTGGATTGGTAACTGAGGCGTTAATCTTTGCTCTTTCTGCTTTCGAACCAGTTGAAGACGAATTAGACTGGACTCTTGTTTACCCTGAATTAGCGAATGGTCAGGCTAGAAAAAAAGCTGACAAAGTTGAGGCACCATCTGACGCCCAAGGATTATTGTCTCAAAAATTAGATGCAATGTTGAAAGATGCTAAAATTGACGGAGAGTTAATGGCAAGCTTAGGAAACAGCATCAAAAATTTCGAAGGAGCTGCAAAAGCTATTTCTCCAACAGTTGATTCAATTGCAGGACAAAAGAAATATGCTGAAGAAATGTCTATGGCTGCTGCACAAATGGAATCATTAAACAGTTTATACAAAGTTCAATTAGAAAGTGCTTCTAGAAATGCACAAGCAAACAGCGAAATTGCTGAAAATGCTTCTAAATTAAAAGAACAAATGCAATCTATGACTGCAAACATTGCTTCATTAAACAGTGTTTACGGTGGTATGCTTTCTGCAATGAGTAACAAAGGATAA
- the gldM gene encoding gliding motility protein GldM, translating to MAGGKLTPRQKMINLMYLVFIAMLAMNVSKEVISAFGLMNEKFEDANTSSVTTNAGLLTALDQKAAEAKGEFAIAAGTAHKVEAITKDFYSFIGGLKTQAVKGFEVDKETGKMPYESMDRGDNIDDWFTGDGYTKKGNEIIAKIEKYKSDIKAALGTDKKYADIIAEVEKKFNVSDVKNKEGIKEKYLAYHFKGFPAIASAAKLSAWQNDVQKLEADVYNRALGKAAVAAASYSNYQAIVVLDKNAYFQGEKVTGKVVLGRYDENTKPTSFQGPGQIVNGQAVISLTAGGVGEQNINGQFTFLEDGKNIPLKFAGKYVVVPRPNSATISADKMNVVYRGVVNPISVSFAGVDANKIVASAPGLVSAGKPGKYNMNPGSGTEATISVTGTLPNGDKVTDKKTFRIKGIPGPTGTIRGEMGVVKGPKSNLEIATIGAKLLDFDFEVGLDVVGFNLKIAGQPTVVVNGNRLNAQCKSVLARAGKGDQVTISEIKTKLVGAGSYLLPRTAPVIYEIQ from the coding sequence ATGGCAGGAGGAAAATTAACCCCTAGACAGAAGATGATTAACCTGATGTATCTGGTTTTCATCGCAATGTTAGCAATGAACGTATCAAAAGAAGTTATATCTGCTTTTGGTTTGATGAATGAAAAATTTGAAGATGCAAATACTTCTTCAGTTACTACAAATGCTGGTTTATTGACAGCTTTAGATCAGAAAGCTGCTGAAGCTAAAGGAGAATTCGCTATCGCTGCGGGAACTGCTCATAAAGTTGAAGCGATTACAAAAGATTTTTATAGTTTTATCGGAGGTCTGAAAACTCAGGCTGTAAAAGGATTTGAAGTAGATAAAGAAACTGGAAAAATGCCTTATGAGTCTATGGACAGAGGTGATAACATCGACGACTGGTTTACGGGAGATGGTTACACTAAAAAAGGAAATGAAATTATCGCTAAAATCGAGAAATACAAATCAGATATTAAAGCTGCTTTAGGTACAGATAAAAAATATGCTGATATTATTGCAGAGGTAGAGAAAAAATTTAATGTTTCTGATGTAAAAAATAAAGAAGGTATAAAAGAAAAATACTTAGCATACCACTTTAAAGGATTTCCTGCAATTGCTTCAGCTGCAAAACTTTCAGCTTGGCAAAATGATGTTCAAAAACTTGAAGCTGACGTTTACAACCGTGCTTTAGGAAAAGCGGCTGTTGCTGCTGCTTCTTACAGCAATTATCAAGCGATTGTTGTTTTAGACAAAAACGCTTATTTCCAAGGAGAGAAAGTTACTGGAAAGGTAGTTTTAGGTCGTTACGACGAAAACACAAAACCAACTTCATTCCAAGGTCCTGGACAAATTGTTAACGGACAAGCGGTTATTTCGTTAACTGCAGGAGGTGTTGGAGAGCAAAATATTAATGGACAATTTACATTCTTAGAAGACGGTAAAAACATTCCACTTAAATTTGCCGGAAAATATGTTGTAGTACCAAGACCAAACTCTGCTACAATTTCTGCTGATAAAATGAACGTAGTATATAGAGGAGTTGTGAATCCAATCTCTGTATCGTTCGCTGGTGTTGATGCAAACAAAATTGTTGCAAGTGCTCCAGGATTAGTATCTGCCGGAAAACCTGGAAAATATAACATGAACCCGGGTTCAGGTACTGAAGCTACTATTTCTGTTACTGGTACATTGCCAAACGGAGATAAAGTTACAGATAAGAAAACATTTAGAATTAAAGGTATTCCTGGACCAACTGGTACAATTAGAGGAGAAATGGGTGTTGTTAAAGGACCTAAATCGAACTTAGAAATTGCTACAATTGGTGCTAAATTACTTGATTTCGATTTCGAAGTTGGTTTAGATGTTGTTGGATTTAATTTGAAAATTGCAGGACAACCTACAGTGGTTGTTAATGGTAACAGATTAAATGCACAATGTAAATCAGTTCTTGCAAGAGCTGGTAAAGGAGACCAGGTTACTATTTCTGAAATTAAAACTAAACTTGTTGGAGCTGGTAGTTATTTATTGCCAAGAACTGCTCCGGTAATTTACGAAATACAATAA
- the gldN gene encoding gliding motility protein GldN, giving the protein MKVRNFLIAIVSIAGGFSSYAQSNLLNAKTPAQIGLKTPAQLISDNDKPLAYGYVDDRDILMGKTTWEIIDLNEKINFPMYFPVDTANIGSDRRSLYDVLTKAVKSGKITEVYSDSYFNTKKSLKDIQGALSRIDTTDAGRELINQYPDDYKTRVVKKKVVTGTGKKKVVSYVDETVGPTRTVPAEYILKQDLTAADVTQYKIKGYWYFDKRQSELKYRLLGICPVTPDVYTMNSDEKDYIELFWVFFPNAREALHEAKAFNDNNSALPISFDQILNSRRFNAVVYKEENLYGDREIKDYMKDNAQNQLLESERVKEKIRNFEQDMWNY; this is encoded by the coding sequence ATGAAAGTAAGAAATTTTTTAATAGCTATTGTTTCTATCGCTGGAGGATTTTCTTCCTATGCGCAATCGAATTTGCTTAATGCGAAAACACCGGCTCAGATAGGTCTTAAGACTCCTGCGCAACTTATTTCTGATAACGATAAGCCTTTAGCTTATGGTTATGTAGATGATAGAGATATCTTAATGGGAAAAACTACTTGGGAGATCATTGATTTGAATGAAAAAATCAATTTTCCAATGTACTTTCCGGTTGATACGGCTAATATTGGTTCTGACAGACGTTCACTTTATGATGTTTTGACGAAAGCTGTTAAAAGCGGCAAAATAACTGAAGTATACAGCGACAGTTATTTCAATACTAAAAAATCTTTGAAAGATATTCAGGGTGCATTATCACGTATTGACACAACAGATGCAGGTAGAGAATTAATCAATCAATATCCGGACGACTACAAAACACGTGTTGTGAAGAAAAAAGTTGTGACTGGTACTGGTAAGAAAAAAGTAGTTTCTTATGTAGATGAAACGGTTGGTCCAACAAGAACGGTTCCAGCGGAGTATATTCTGAAACAAGATTTAACTGCTGCAGATGTTACACAATATAAAATTAAAGGATACTGGTATTTCGACAAACGTCAAAGCGAATTGAAATATCGTTTGCTTGGAATTTGTCCAGTAACTCCGGATGTTTACACAATGAATAGTGACGAAAAAGATTATATTGAGTTGTTCTGGGTTTTCTTCCCTAACGCCAGAGAGGCGCTACACGAAGCAAAAGCATTCAACGATAATAACTCTGCACTTCCAATTTCATTCGATCAGATTTTGAATTCAAGACGTTTTAATGCGGTTGTCTATAAAGAAGAAAACTTGTACGGAGATCGTGAGATTAAAGATTACATGAAAGACAATGCACAAAATCAATTGTTAGAATCTGAAAGAGTAAAAGAGAAGATTCGTAACTTCGAACAAGATATGTGGAACTACTAA
- the gldN gene encoding gliding motility protein GldN, producing MKVKIFFIVIIFVISNLSIKAQSNLLNAKTAGQIGVKNPAQLRADNDKPMAYGYVDDRDVLMGKTTWEIIDLNEKINFPLYFPVDTANIGSDRRSLYDVLIRGIKAGRITEVYADSYFNTKKSLKDIQGGLSRIDTTDAGRELINQYPDDYKTRVVKKKVVTGTGKKKVVTYVDETVGPTRTVPAEYILKQDLTAADVTQYKLKGYWYFDKRQSELKYRLLGICPVTPDVYTMNSDEKDYIELFWVFFPNAREVLNEAKAFNDSNSAHSISFDQILNSRRFNSIIYKEENVYGDREIKDYMKDNAQKQLLESERVKEKIRNFEQDMWSY from the coding sequence ATGAAAGTAAAGATTTTTTTTATCGTTATTATTTTTGTTATCAGTAACCTTAGTATTAAAGCTCAATCTAATTTGCTTAATGCGAAAACAGCAGGTCAGATCGGGGTAAAGAATCCTGCTCAGTTGCGTGCTGATAACGATAAGCCAATGGCTTATGGTTATGTAGATGACAGGGATGTTTTAATGGGAAAAACGACCTGGGAAATTATTGATTTGAATGAGAAAATTAATTTCCCATTGTATTTTCCGGTGGATACTGCCAATATTGGTTCGGATAGACGCTCTCTTTATGATGTTTTGATTAGAGGAATAAAAGCAGGAAGAATCACAGAAGTGTATGCCGATAGCTACTTTAATACTAAAAAATCCTTAAAAGACATTCAAGGGGGATTGTCTCGTATCGATACGACTGATGCCGGGAGGGAATTAATCAATCAATACCCGGACGACTACAAAACACGGGTGGTGAAGAAAAAGGTGGTGACTGGAACTGGTAAGAAAAAAGTAGTTACTTATGTTGATGAAACAGTTGGTCCGACCAGAACGGTACCTGCTGAGTATATTTTAAAACAAGATTTAACGGCAGCAGATGTTACTCAGTATAAATTGAAAGGATACTGGTATTTTGACAAACGTCAGAGTGAATTGAAATACCGTTTACTCGGAATTTGTCCTGTGACACCCGATGTTTATACTATGAATAGTGATGAAAAAGATTATATTGAACTGTTTTGGGTCTTCTTTCCTAATGCGAGAGAAGTGTTGAACGAAGCAAAAGCATTTAACGATAGTAATTCGGCACACTCAATTTCATTCGATCAGATTTTAAATTCGAGACGTTTTAATTCAATTATTTATAAAGAAGAAAACGTTTATGGAGATCGTGAAATTAAAGATTACATGAAAGACAATGCACAGAAGCAGCTGTTGGAATCTGAAAGAGTAAAAGAGAAGATTCGCAACTTTGAACAGGATATGTGGAGCTACTAA
- a CDS encoding NAD(P)/FAD-dependent oxidoreductase → MLDYIIVGSGLAGISFAEIALKNNKSIVVINDESQNSSRVAGGLYNPVILKRFSEVWKAEEQLSLMEEFYETIEGKLKTKVNFKLPILRKFFSIEEQNNWFSASDKPLLAPFLSTKLIFKKYNGIDSPFDYGEVLHTGYVDTALLLDKYREYLLENKLLLQESFDYAKLVIEEDFVQYKEYQAKHIVFAEGFGLHANPFFQDLPLDGTKGELFIIKAPDLDLDVIVNTSVFILPLGNDLFKVGATYNWKDKTDAPTEEGRTELIDRIEEIINCDFEVISHFGGVRPTVRDRRPIIGTHNQYSSLHLLNGLGTRGVMLGPAMAKDLYEYIEDQKPLDPTIDIHRFYKKRK, encoded by the coding sequence ATGTTGGATTATATAATTGTCGGATCTGGATTGGCTGGAATTTCATTTGCTGAAATTGCGCTTAAAAACAATAAATCTATAGTAGTTATAAATGATGAATCGCAAAATTCATCAAGAGTTGCGGGAGGATTGTACAATCCGGTGATTTTAAAACGTTTTAGTGAAGTTTGGAAAGCAGAAGAACAGTTGTCCTTAATGGAAGAATTCTATGAGACCATCGAAGGTAAGCTGAAAACCAAGGTGAATTTTAAACTTCCTATTTTAAGAAAATTTTTCTCTATAGAAGAACAAAACAATTGGTTCTCAGCTTCGGATAAACCGCTTCTGGCACCATTTCTTTCTACCAAATTAATCTTTAAAAAATACAATGGTATCGATTCTCCGTTTGATTACGGTGAGGTTTTACATACCGGATATGTCGATACGGCTTTATTGTTGGATAAATATCGCGAATATTTGCTTGAGAATAAATTATTGCTTCAGGAGTCGTTTGATTATGCTAAGTTGGTTATTGAGGAAGATTTTGTTCAGTATAAAGAATATCAGGCTAAGCATATTGTTTTTGCGGAAGGTTTCGGACTGCATGCCAATCCGTTTTTTCAGGATTTGCCCTTAGACGGAACCAAAGGGGAGCTTTTTATTATCAAGGCACCTGATCTGGATCTGGATGTGATTGTGAATACCAGCGTCTTTATTTTGCCTTTAGGAAACGATTTGTTTAAAGTGGGAGCGACCTATAATTGGAAAGACAAAACGGATGCGCCAACAGAAGAAGGAAGAACAGAGTTAATCGATCGTATAGAGGAAATTATCAATTGTGATTTTGAAGTTATTTCGCATTTTGGCGGGGTGAGGCCAACCGTACGTGACCGTAGGCCAATTATTGGTACGCACAATCAATACAGTTCATTACATCTTTTAAACGGATTAGGAACGCGTGGTGTAATGCTTGGCCCGGCCATGGCTAAAGATTTGTATGAGTATATCGAAGATCAAAAACCTTTAGATCCAACAATTGATATTCATCGTTTTTACAAGAAAAGAAAATAG
- a CDS encoding DUF983 domain-containing protein — translation MLKKGSKLYSILTGSCPRCHKESMYSDRNPLHLTKVLKMNENCSHCGLKYQIEPSFFYGAMYVSYGLNVAVGIAAFIVSFVLFKTSVEESFLIIVATLILLFPFVLRLSRNLYINMFVSYDPEAGSK, via the coding sequence ATGTTAAAAAAAGGATCTAAACTATACAGTATACTAACAGGAAGCTGCCCAAGATGTCACAAAGAAAGCATGTACTCTGACCGAAATCCGCTTCATTTGACCAAGGTTCTTAAAATGAACGAAAATTGCAGTCACTGTGGATTAAAATACCAGATCGAACCATCGTTTTTTTATGGCGCCATGTATGTTAGTTATGGTTTAAATGTTGCAGTCGGAATTGCAGCTTTTATCGTTTCGTTTGTACTTTTCAAAACCTCAGTCGAAGAGTCTTTTCTGATCATTGTTGCAACGTTGATTCTATTATTCCCATTTGTCTTAAGACTTTCGAGGAACTTGTACATTAACATGTTTGTTTCTTATGATCCCGAAGCAGGATCGAAATAA
- a CDS encoding TerD family protein, whose product MAINLRKGQRIDIGLSKINIGLGWDPNEGTGHSFDLDASAIMINSDRKLIDENYFVFYNNLASPDGALEHTGDDPTGGNSDGDDDEAIKVDLSKIFEEVNEILFVVTIEDFERRRQNFGQVRNSYIRIVDEATGQEIAKYELDEDFSIETGVEFGRLYKRNGQWKFEASGIGYRADLGFFLEKYYSGEIIK is encoded by the coding sequence ATGGCGATAAATTTGCGTAAAGGTCAAAGAATTGATATTGGCCTGTCAAAGATTAATATAGGGTTAGGTTGGGATCCAAATGAGGGTACAGGTCATAGTTTTGATTTAGATGCTTCGGCCATAATGATTAATTCTGATCGTAAACTTATAGACGAAAATTACTTTGTTTTTTATAATAATCTTGCCTCTCCCGATGGTGCATTAGAACATACGGGAGATGATCCGACAGGAGGTAATAGTGATGGTGATGATGATGAAGCTATTAAGGTTGATTTGAGTAAAATTTTTGAAGAGGTAAATGAGATTCTTTTTGTGGTTACTATAGAAGACTTTGAAAGAAGAAGGCAAAATTTTGGTCAGGTAAGAAATTCATATATTCGAATTGTGGATGAAGCTACAGGACAGGAAATTGCTAAATATGAATTAGACGAAGATTTTTCGATTGAAACCGGTGTAGAGTTTGGAAGATTATACAAACGAAATGGACAATGGAAATTTGAGGCTTCCGGAATAGGCTACAGAGCTGATTTAGGATTCTTTTTAGAAAAATATTATTCAGGAGAAATAATTAAATAG
- a CDS encoding HAD family hydrolase has product MEINYKKHTHISFDLWLTLIKSNPEFKKKRNLLFKNFFEVDCTIDKVNEVVRYYDVLCNNINEKTGLNIDTYEIYYLILSALEVDINKFETNKLSQFYEETDSLFMNYKPELIFPDTKKFFQEITNEDKTINILSNTAFIKGRTLRKLLAYYELTDFFKFQIYSDEVGFSKPNNEIFQLVFDEINAFKSTVKKQILHVGDNSVADYNGAINFGFDAHLLKI; this is encoded by the coding sequence TTGGAAATAAATTACAAAAAACACACCCATATTTCTTTTGATTTATGGCTGACATTAATAAAGTCCAATCCGGAGTTTAAGAAGAAGAGAAATTTATTGTTTAAAAATTTCTTTGAAGTTGATTGTACGATCGATAAAGTAAATGAAGTAGTGAGGTACTATGATGTTTTGTGCAATAATATTAACGAAAAAACTGGATTGAATATTGATACGTATGAAATTTATTATCTAATTTTAAGCGCACTCGAAGTTGATATTAATAAATTCGAAACAAATAAGTTAAGTCAGTTTTATGAAGAAACAGATTCTTTGTTTATGAACTATAAGCCGGAGTTAATTTTTCCGGATACGAAGAAATTTTTTCAGGAAATAACCAATGAAGATAAGACTATTAATATACTAAGTAATACAGCTTTTATCAAAGGCAGAACCTTAAGAAAACTGTTAGCGTATTATGAATTGACTGATTTTTTTAAATTTCAGATTTATTCTGACGAAGTTGGATTTTCGAAACCAAACAATGAAATTTTTCAATTGGTTTTTGATGAGATTAATGCCTTTAAGAGTACGGTAAAAAAACAAATATTACACGTCGGAGATAATAGTGTTGCAGATTACAATGGAGCAATTAATTTCGGATTTGATGCCCATTTATTAAAAATATAA
- a CDS encoding phosphoribosyltransferase family protein gives MNKSYSLHKILDKDNCPFKEQEYSKFKFGDKSFAEKFAKELFEGFVSEFGELLLSEQEIVILPSPFLSIPTASNFLCSYFKKELNSFLFKNGKKTSIESKIYRNQTYVTDYGNLDFDERVKLISNDTYYIDRNFIDGKLCIFVDDIKITGSHEHTVNKILNQYNVNGDFVFVYFAELSNKDIHPKIENHFNYYAVKNVEDIVDIINSPSFQYNTRIVKFILSLNEEQFGYLVENISSEKTKDLFHLAISNNYHQILEYKSNINVIKID, from the coding sequence GTGAATAAAAGTTACAGCTTACATAAGATATTGGACAAAGATAATTGTCCGTTTAAGGAACAAGAATACAGTAAATTTAAATTTGGTGACAAATCATTTGCAGAGAAGTTTGCAAAGGAATTGTTTGAAGGTTTCGTGTCAGAATTTGGAGAATTGTTGTTGTCGGAACAAGAAATTGTTATTCTGCCAAGTCCATTCTTATCCATACCAACAGCCTCGAATTTTTTGTGTTCTTATTTTAAAAAAGAGCTGAATAGTTTTTTATTCAAAAATGGTAAAAAGACCAGTATAGAATCTAAAATTTACAGAAACCAAACCTATGTTACGGACTATGGAAATTTGGATTTTGATGAAAGGGTGAAATTAATTTCGAACGATACCTACTATATTGATCGTAATTTTATAGACGGAAAGCTTTGTATTTTTGTTGATGACATTAAAATTACCGGTAGTCATGAACATACTGTGAATAAGATTCTAAATCAGTACAATGTGAATGGAGATTTTGTTTTTGTGTATTTCGCAGAATTATCAAATAAGGACATTCATCCAAAAATTGAGAATCACTTTAACTACTACGCTGTTAAAAATGTCGAGGATATCGTGGATATAATAAACAGCCCTTCTTTTCAATACAATACCAGAATTGTCAAATTTATTTTAAGTTTAAATGAAGAGCAGTTTGGCTATTTAGTAGAAAATATTTCCAGTGAAAAAACAAAAGACTTATTTCATTTAGCAATAAGTAATAATTACCATCAGATTTTAGAGTATAAATCAAACATTAATGTAATAAAAATAGATTAA